In the genome of Vicia villosa cultivar HV-30 ecotype Madison, WI unplaced genomic scaffold, Vvil1.0 ctg.001398F_1_1, whole genome shotgun sequence, one region contains:
- the LOC131634963 gene encoding uncharacterized protein LOC131634963 yields the protein MDPFVYPKMDQFVIISLDLSTETYRQLLPPSGLVEVPPIFPTISVLRDCLCFSYHIKTTHFAIWMMMEFGVQQSWTQFLNISCVDLQNHHEYQRFGYEYLLHPLWLSKNDGTIILASSHEEQAFLYNWRDNSVIKTRITNHVLWMFSHNYIETLVPTC from the coding sequence ATGGATCCATTTGTTTATCCAAAAATGGATCAATTTGTTATCATCTCGCTGGATCTGAGTACGGAGACATACAGACAGTTGCTTCCTCCAAGTGGATTAGTTGAAGTTCCGCCTATTTTTCCAACTATTAGTGTGTTGAGGGACTGTCTTTGTTTTTCCTACCACATTAAGACCACCCATTTTGCTATATGGATGATGATGGAATTTGGAGTCCAACAATCTTGGACTCAATTCCTTAATATTAGTTGTGTGGATCTTCAAAATCATCATGAATATCAGCGATTTGGTTATGAATATCTACTGCATCCATTATGGCTTTCTAAGAATGATGGCACAATAATACTAGCAAGCAGTCATGAAGAGCAAGCATTTCTCTATAATTGGAGAGATAATAGTGTAATCAAAACTAGAATTACCAACCATGTATTGTGGATGTTTTCTCATAATTATATCGAAACCTTGGTTCCGACTTGTTGA
- the LOC131634962 gene encoding F-box/kelch-repeat protein At3g23880-like — translation MQAVKMNIHPSHSQHSSNTSQSVFLPNELVTEVLSSLPVKSFMRMRCVSKFSNSLFTNPFFIRMHLLRSARNPHLALVTSKTKNVVPLPVCHLLENPLITLTDEPHYLMDDVCFNQSNSRVNHRVVGSCNGLICLLIFSILDQDITFRFWNPSTRTISKALGHLCFSSDRVNRRHHRVSQYRSLKFVFGYDNLTSTYKVVSLNFQPRNRITETKVFSLVDNVWRNIQNFPAAPLQFVYRFHPVYRFHHDYDGVYLSGTANWLGVFEYKVKSLENYVIISLDLGTETYTQMHLPHGFVEMP, via the coding sequence ATGCAAGCTGTGAAAATGAATATCCATCCATCTCACTCACAACATTCGTCCAACACTTCACAATCGGTGTTCCTCCCCAATGAGCTTGTAACTGAAGTACTTTCCTCCCTTCCTGTGAAATCTTTTATGCGAATGAGATGCGTGAGTAAGTTCTCTAATTCTCTCTTTACCAATCCTTTTTTCATCAGAATGCATCTTCTTCGATCTGCTCGAAACCCTCACCTTGCACTTGTCACTAGCAAGACCAAAAATGTCGTACCCTTACCAGTATGCCATTTACTCGAAAATCCTCTGATCACCCTTACTGACGAACCTCATTACCTTATGGACGATGTTTGTTTCAACCAATCCAATAGCCGTGTCAACCATCGTGTTGTCGGTTCATGTAATGGATTGATCTGCTTGCTCATTTTTTCAATTTTGGATCAAGATATAACATTTCGTTTCTGGAACCCATCCACTAGAACAATATCTAAAGCATTAGGTCATTTATGTTTTTCGAGTGATAGGGTTAATCGACGCCATCATAGGGTTAGTCAATATAGATCTTTAAAGTTCGTATTTGGTTATGATAATTTAACCTCTACTTATAAGGTTGTGTCCCTAAATTTTCAACCTCGCAATAGGATAACCGAGACAAAAGTTTTTAGTTTGGTTGATAATGTCTGGAGAAATATTCAAAATTTCCCTGCGGCTCCACTTCAGTTTGTCTATCGCTTCCACCCTGTCTATCGCTTCCACCATGACTATGATGGTGTTTATTTGAGTGGCACTGCGAATTGGTTGGGTGTTTTTGAATACAAGgttaaatctcttgagaattATGTTATTATTTCTCTTGATCTGGGAACCGAGACATACACGCAGATGCATCTTCCTCATGGTTTTGTTGAAATGCCTTGA
- the LOC131634961 gene encoding F-box/kelch-repeat protein At3g06240-like, with product MATQPPKLLYHHRKSNPSTPPILPNELITDILSRFTVKYLMQMKCVSKSWNTLISDPIFIKIHLNRSELNPQFSLISSHNDDHSFVPFPVGLLWKNSSINIPQDPSYQLSNKNCTEIVGSCNGLVCLAGYSLNEITRYKKIWLRFWNPATRAISDKLGSFFYYDRYRFEYCKFTFGYDNSTQTYKVTALGSVVDRTLSETDVKVFSLGDNVWRTIHGVPAIPLQLYFGHEYDGVHLSNTINWLSIQDVFGRDDIVEQFVIISLDLSTETFTQLMPPENYDNHGGISPNICVMMDSLCFSYDKETEIFIWQMTKFGDEKSWSQFLKFSYHNVGVDYELGHPYIKLTPLHLSEDGDTLLLAKDEQDSAILYNRRNNIAKKTRINNKICWFSIRAYVESLVPTC from the coding sequence ATGGCTACTCAACCGCCGAAGTTACTGTATCACCACCGTAAGTCCAATCCATCAACGCCACCAATTCTTCCCAACGAGCTTATCACCGATATTCTATCTCGCTTTACTGTCAAATATCTGATGCAGATGAAATGTGTGAGTAAGTCATGGAACACTCTTATCTCTGATCCTATATTCATCAAAATTCATCTTAATCGATCGGAACTAAATCCACAATTCTCATTGATATCTTCACATAACGATGATCACAGTTTTGTACCCTTCCCCGTTGGTCTATTATGGAAAAACAGTAGTATCAATATTCCTCAAGATCCTTCTTACCAATTAAGCAACAAGAACTGTACGGAGATTGTTGGTTCATGCAATGGATTAGTATGCTTGGCCGGTTATTCTCTCAATGAGATTACAAGGTATAAAAAAATATGGCTTCGGTTCTGGAACCCTGCTACTAGGGCAATATCTGATAAATTAGGCTCTTTTTTCTATTATGATAGATATCGATTTGAATATTGTAAATTTACGTTTGGTTATGATAATTCAACTCAGACTTATAAAGTCACGGCGTTAGGTTCAGTTGTGGATCGTACTCTATCAGAAACTGATGTGAAAGTATTCAGTTTAGGTGATAATGTTTGGAGAACTATTCATGGGGTTCCTGCTATTCCTCTTCAATTGTACTTTGGTCATGAGTATGATGGTGTACATTTGAGTAACACTATTAACTGGCTGTCCATTCAGGATGTGTTTGGTAGAGATGATATTGTTGAGCAATTTGTAATAATATCGCTTGACTTGAGCACAGAGACATTCACACAATTGATGCCCCCTGAAAATTATGACAATCATGGGGGTATATCACCAAATATTTGTGTCATGATGGATTCCCTTTGTTTTTCTTATGATAAGGAAACTGAAATTTTCATATGGCAGATGACGAAATTCGGAGATGAAAAATCTTGGTCTCAATTTCTTAAGTTTAGTTATCACAATGTTGGAGTAGATTATGAACTTGGTCACCCGTATATTAAATTAACTCCGTTGCATCTTTCTGAGGATGGTGATACACTATTATTAGCAAAAGACGAACAAGACAGTGCAATTCTTTATAACCGGAGAAATAACATAGCAAAGAAAACTAGAATTAACAATAAAATATGTTGGTTCTCTATCAGGGCTTATGTCGAAAGCTTGGTTCCAACATGTTGA